A genome region from Eremothecium gossypii ATCC 10895 chromosome VII, complete sequence includes the following:
- a CDS encoding RING finger and CHY zinc finger domain-containing protein (NOHBY747; No homolog in Saccharomyces cerevisiae; Syntenic homolog of Kluyveromyces lactis KLLA0E18601g) — protein sequence MATGSTVQERGGTEPHTEEEEEDALDQVCRGFPPLALPGEAFSAVAALLRTLQATAAAGERPAAAPKAAAAAAPTAGLDELAALARWDGALAEDEGALRARLQRIHALAGPDARAKARAAQALMSRAHAAAAAPPPPPPPPPPPSYHPSGALGCAHYMRNCALLCSTCHTWHVCRLCHDAVADHPLQQPPPTRVACMFCSAVQPPAAACTACGRRLARYFCAPCVLYDNDDAKDIYHCDRCGICRLGLGLGHDFFHCDGCGACLAIELRGNHRCTEAATRAPCPICADDMFTSVRPVMYMSPCGHAIHKHCFAAHTRHSYKCPHCRVSVLNMEARFRVLDRELADAPLPEPYALWRCDILCNDCAARSTCRFHILGLRCGHCASYNTRQLRLLRPDDPAPDAPDDTQAAQRASLLRALFHHETVSPLIDPSHVTAGIDDYLRRVPAAPSLPSPATEASARLVALGRCLRHLLAPPESPPRGP from the coding sequence ATGGCCACCGGCTCGACCGTACAAGAGAGGGGCGGCACAGAGCCGCACACcgaggaagaggaggaggacgcgCTGGACCAGGTCTGCCGCGGGTTCCCGCCGCTCGCGCTGCCGGGCGAGGCGTTCAGCGCCGTGGCCGCACTGCTGCGCACGCTGCAGGCGACAGCCGCGGCCGGCGAGcggccagcggcggcgcccaaggccgcggcagccgccgcgccgaCGGCCGGGCTGGATGAgctcgccgcgctcgcgcgctgggacggcgcgctcgccgaggacgagggcgcgctgcgcgcgcgtcTCCAGCGCATCCACGCGCTCGCCGGGCCCGACGCGCGCGCCaaggcgcgggcggcgcaggccctgatgtcgcgcgcgcacgccgccgccgcggccccgccgccgccaccaccgccgccgccgccgccctcgTACCACCCGTCCGGCGCGCTCGGCTGCGCCCACTACATGCGCAACTGCGCGCTGCTCTGCAGCACCTGCCACACCTGGCACGTCTGCCGCCTCTGCCACGACGCCGTCGCCGACCAcccgctgcagcagccgccgcccacgCGCGTCGCCTGCATGTTCTGCAGCGCCGTCcagccgcccgccgccgcctgcaccgcctgcggccgccgcctcgcGCGCTACTTCTGCGCGCCCTGCGTGCTCTACGACAACGACGACGCCAAGGACATCTACCACTGCGACCGCTGCGGCATCTGCCGCCTCGGCCTCGGCCTGGGCCACGACTTCTTCCACTGCGACGGCTGCGGCGCCTGCCTCGCGATCGAGCTCCGCGGCAACCACCGCTGCACCGAGGCCGCCACCCGCGCGCCCTGCCCCATCTGCGCCGACGACATGTTCACCTCCGTGCGCCCCGTCATGTACATGTCGCCCTGCGGCCACGCCATCCACAAGCACTGCTTCGCCGCCCACACCCGCCACTCCTACAAGTGCCCCCACTGCCGCGTCTCCGTGCTCAACATGGAGGCCCGCTTCCGCGTGCTGGACCGCGAGCTCGCCGACGCCCCGCTGCCCGAGCCCTACGCCCTCTGGCGCTGCGACATCCTGTGCAACGACTGCGCCGCCCGCTCCACCTGCCGCTTCCACATCCTGGGCCTGCGCTGCGGCCACTGCGCCAGCTACAACAcgcgccagctgcgcctgctccgCCCCGACGACCCCGCGCCCGACGCGCCCGACGACACCCAGGCCGCCCAGCGCGCCTCGCTGCTCCGCGCCCTCTTCCACCATGAGACCGTTAGCCCCCTTATCGACCCCTCCCACGTGACTGCAGGCATCGACGACTACCTCCGCCGCGTCCCTGCCGCCCCCAGCCTGCCCTCTCCTGCCACAGAAGCCTCCGCACGCCTCGTTGCTCTCGGCCGCTGCCTGCGTCACCtgctggcgccgccggaGTCGCCCCCGCGCGGCCCGTAG
- the TVP18 gene encoding Tvp18p (Syntenic homolog of Saccharomyces cerevisiae YMR071C (TVP18)) — MALSWKSFVNVPGILADLRSFNFSVYGRWFGYINILLCLALGIANIFHFSIVIAFAIVAIVQGLLLIFVEVPILLKICPLSDNFIGLVKKCDTNGRRTLLYTALAIVQYASLSVQVTSLLAVAIGLTISAIFYGTGYLKKQEFLEGNVIRNPTDPAFMREAAVREVL, encoded by the coding sequence ATGGCCCTGTCTTGGAAGAGCTTTGTCAACGTCCCAGGTATCCTGGCCGACCTCCGGTCGTTCAACTTCTCTGTCTACGGCAGGTGGTTTGGCTACATCAACATCCTCCTGTGCCTCGCGCTCGGCATTGCCAACATCTTTCACTTCAGCATCGTGATCGCCTTCGCGATAGTCGCTATCGTGCAggggctgctgctgatCTTCGTGGAGGTGCCGATTCTGCTCAAGATCTGCCCGCTGTCGGACAACTTCATTGGCCTCGTCAAGAAGTGCGACACCAACGGGCGGCGCACGCTGCTATACACCGCGCTCGCGATCGTGCAGTACGCGTCGCTCAGCGTGCAGGTGACGAGCCTGCTCGCGGTCGCGATCGGGCTGACGATCAGCGCGATCTTCTATGGCACGGGGTACCTCAAGAAGCAAGAGTTCCTCGAAGGCAATGTGATACGGAATCCGACGGACCCCGCCTTCATGCGCGAGGCCGCCGTCCGCGAGGTGCTCTAG